A genomic window from Heptranchias perlo isolate sHepPer1 chromosome 20, sHepPer1.hap1, whole genome shotgun sequence includes:
- the LOC137336052 gene encoding D(1C) dopamine receptor-like — translation MPWKAITEVAGFWPFGAFCDIWVAFDIMCSTASILNLCIISVDRYWAIASPFRYERKMTQPVAFVMIGVAWLLSILISFIPVQLSWHKSEVLLLQDNATISETIQGDCDSSLNKTYAISSSLISFYIPVAIMIVTYTRIYRIAQRQIRRISSLERAVEHAQNCQGNDCAHEASLKTSFKKETKVLKTLSVIMGVFVFCWLPFFVLNCMVPFCDINVHYSGRLPCVSETTFNIFVWFGWANSSLNPIIYAFNADFRKAFTTILGCNKFCPNNNVETVNFSNELVSYHHDTTFQKDVMTLSYPHLLPHVVVQATDNDLTFDKISQISQTSQNITSILPTVVHVECEAEISLDKIMPFTPSGLA, via the coding sequence ATGCCGTGGAAAGCCATCACCGAGGTGGCTGGTTTCTGGCCGTTTGGAGCCTTCTGTGATATTTGGGTGGCTTTTGATATCATGTGTTCCACAGCTTCTATCCTCAACTTGTGCATTATCAGTGTGGATAGATACTGGGCAATCGCCAGTCCATTTCGTTATGAAAGGAAAATGACCCAACCAGTGGCCTTTGTGATGATTGGCGTGGCCTGGCTATTATCCATCTTAATTTCCTTCATCCCAGTGCAACTGAGTTGGCACAAATCCGAGGTACTCTTGCTTCAAGACAACGCAACCATCAGTGAAACCATCCAAGGAGATTGTGATTCAAGCTTGAATAAAACGTATGCTATTTCCTCCTCATTGATCAGCTTCTATATTCCAGTGGCAATCATGATTGTTACCTACACCCGAATATACAGAATCGCTCAGAGACAGATAAGGCGGATTTCGTCtttggaaagagcagtggaacaTGCTCAGAACTGCCAAGGTAACGACTGTGCTCATGAAGCTTCTCTCAAAACATCTTTCAAAAAGGAAACCAAAGTCCTCAAGACTCTTTCCGTCATCATGGGAGTCTTTGTGTTTTGCTGGTTGCCTTTTTTCGTGCTGAATTGCATGGTTCCCTTTTGTGACATTAATGTCCATTACTCTGGGAGGCTCCCATGCGTGAGCGAGACCACCTTCAATATCTTTGTATGGTTTGGTTGGGCCaattcatccctcaatcccatcatcTATGCTTTTAATGCAGACTTCAGGAAGGCATTTACTACCATTCTGGGTTGCAATAAGTTTTGCCCCAATAACAATGTGGAAACGGTGAATTTTAGCAATGAACTGGTATCCTATCACCATGATACCACCTTTCAGAAAGATGTGATGACCCTCAGTTACCCCCATCTTCTGCCACATGTGGTCGTGCAAGCAACGGACAATGATTTGACTTTTGATAAAATTTCCCAGATTTCTCAAACTTCTCAGAACATTACCAGCATTTTACCCACTGTTGTCCATGTGGAGTGCGAGGCGGAAATCTCTCTGGACAAGATTATGCCATTCACCCCCAGTGGGTTGGCATGA